From Eschrichtius robustus isolate mEscRob2 chromosome 7, mEscRob2.pri, whole genome shotgun sequence, a single genomic window includes:
- the ZSWIM8 gene encoding zinc finger SWIM domain-containing protein 8 isoform X3 translates to MELMFAEWEDGERFSFEDSDRFEEDSLCSFISEAESLCQNWRGWRKQSAGPNSPTGGGGGGGSGGTRMRDGLVIPLVELSAKQVAFHIPFEVVEKVYPPVPEQLQLRIAFWSFPENEEDIRLYSCLANGSADEFQRGDQLFRMRAVKDPLQIGFHLSATVVPPQMVPPKGAYNVAVMFDRCRVTSCSCTCGAGAKWCTHVVALCLFRIHNASAVCLRAPVSESLSRLQRDQLQKFAQYLISELPQQILPTAQRLLDELLSSQSTAINTVCGAPDPTAGPSASDQSTWYLDESTLTDNIKKTLHKFCGPSPVVFSDVNSMYLSSTEPPAAAEWACLLRPLRGREPEGVWNLLSIVREMFKRRDSNAAPLLEILTDQCLTYEQITGWWYSVRTSASHSSASGHTGRSNGQSEVAAHACASMCDEMVTLWRLAVLDPALSPQRRRELCVQLRQWQLKVIENVKRGQHKKTLERLFPGFRPAVEACYFNWEEAYPLPGVTYSATDRKLALCWARALPPRPGASRSGGLEESRERPRPLPAEPAVRPKEPGAKRKGLGEGVLSSQRGPRRLSAEGGDKALHKMGPGGGKAKALGGAGSGGKGSAGSGSKRRLSSEDSSLEPDLAEMSLDDSSLALGAEASTFGGFPESPPPCPHPGGSRGPSTFLPEPPDTYEEDGGVYFSEGPEPSTASAGPPGLLPRELCTRDDLASTDESGNGLPKTKEAAPVVGEEEDDYQAYYLNAQDGAGGEEEKAEGGAGEEHDLFAGLKPLEQESRMEILFACAEALHAHGYSSEASRLTVELAQDLLANPPDLKVEPPPAKGKKNKVSTSRQTWVATNTLTKAAFLLTVLSERPEHHNLAFRVGMFALELQRPPASTKALEVKLAYQESEVATLLKKIPLGPSEMSTVRCRAEELREGTLCDYRPVLPLMLASFIFDVLCTPVVSPTGSRPPSRNWNNEMPGDEELGFEAAVAALGMKTTVSEAEHPLLCEGTRREKGDLALALMITYKDDQAKLKKILDKLLDRESQTHKPQTLSSFYSSSRPATASQRSPSKHGGPSAPGALQPLTSASAGPAQPGSVAGAGPGPTEGFTEKNVPESSPHSPCEGLPSEAALTPRPEGKVPSRLALGSRGGYNGRGWGSPGRPKKKHTGMASIDSSAPETTSDSSPTLSRRPLRGGWAPTSWGRGQDSDSISSSSSDSLGSSSSSGSRRASASGGARAKTVEVGRYKGRRPESHAPHVPNQPSEAAAHFYFELAKTVLIKAGGNSSTSIFTHPSSSGGHQGPHRNLHLCAFEIGLYALGLHNFVSPNWLSRTYSSHVSWITGQAMEIGSAALTILVECWDGHLTPPEVASLADRASRARDSNMVRAAAELALSCLPHAHALNPNEIQRALVQCKEQDNLMLEKACMAVEEAAKGGGVYPEVLFEVAHQWFWLYEQTAGGSSTAREGATSCSASGIRAAGEAGRGLPEGRGGPGTEPVTVAAAAAAVTAATVVPVISVGSSLYPGPGLGHGHSPGLHPYTALQPHLPCSPQYLTHPAHPAHPMPHMPRPAVFPVPSSAYPQGVHPAFLGAQYPYSVTPPSLAATAVSFPVPSMAPITVHPYHTEPGLPLPTSVACELWGQGTVSSVHPASTFPAIQGASLPALPTQPSPLVSGGFPPPEEETHSQPVNPHSLHHLHAAYRVGMLALEMLGRRAHNDHPNNFSRSPPYTDDVKWLLGLAAKLGVNYVHQFCVGAAKGVLSPFVLQEIVMETLQRLSPAHAHNHLRAPAFHQLVQRCQQAYMQYIHHRLIHLTPADYDDFVNAIRSARSAFCLTPMGMMQFNDILQNLKRSKQTKELWQRVSLEMTTFSP, encoded by the exons ATGGAGCTGATGTTCGCGGAGTGGGAGGACGGAGAGCGCTTCTCTTTCGAGGATTCGGACCGCTTTGAGGAGGATTCGCTCTGTTCTTTCATCTCCGAGGCCGAGAGCCTCTGCCAGAACTGGCGGGGATGGCGCAAACAGTCAGCGGGGCCCAATTCCCCCACTGGCGGCGGTGGCGGAGGTGGCAGTGGCGGTACCAGAATGCGAG ATGGACTGGTGATCCCACTGGTGGAGCTGTCAGCAAAACAGGTGGCATTTCATATCCCATTTGAAGTGGTGGAGAAAGTTTACCCCCCGGTGCCTGAGCAGCTCCAACTCCGAATTGCTTTTTGGAGCTTCCCTGAGAATGAAGAGGATATTCG ACTGTATTCCTGCCTGGCCAACGGCAGTGCAGATGAGTTCCAGCGAGGGGATCAGCTATTCCGCATGAGGGCTGTGAAGGACCCCCTGCAGATTG GGTTCCACCTGAGTGCTACAGTGGTGCCACCTCAGATGGTCCCCCCCAAAGGGGCCTACAACGTGGCTGTGATGTTTGACCGCTGCCGGGTCACTTCCTGCAGCTGCACCTGTGGGGCTGGGGCCAAATGGTGCACCCACGTCGTGGCACTCTGTCTCTTCCGCATCCACAAC GCTTCTGCAGTCTGCCTGCGGGCCCCAGTGTCAGAGTCCCTGTCTCGGCTGCAGAGGGACCAGCTGCAGAAGTTTGCTCAGTACCTCATCAGTGAGCTCCCTCAGCAG ATCCTGCCCACAGCCCAGCGTCTCCTGGATGAACTCCTTTCCTCCCAGTCAACAGCCATTAATACAGTATGTGGAGCCCCAG ACCCCACAGCAGGGCCCTCTGCCTCCGATCAGAGTACTTGGTATTTGGATGAATCGACACTCACTGACAACATCAAGAAGACACTGCACAAGTTCTGTGGCCCCTCCCCTGTGGTGTTCAG TGATGTGAACTCCATGTATCTGTCTTCCACGGAGCCTCCGGCCGCTGCTGAATGGGCGTGTCTGCTGCGCCCACTGAGGGGCCGCGAGCCAGAGGGAGTCTGGAACTTGCTTAGCATCGTGCGGGAGATGTTCAAGCGGAGAGACAGCAATGCTGCCCCCTTGTTGGAAATCCTCACCGACCAGTGCCTCACCTACGAACAG ATAACAGGCTGGTGGTACAGCGTGCGCACCTCAGCCTCACACAGCAGCGCCAGTGGGCACACAGGCCGCAGCAACGGGCAGTCAGAGGTGGCGGCCCACGCGTGCGCCAGCATGTGTGACGAGATGGTCACACTGTGGAGGCTGGCTGTGCTGGACCCTGCGCTCAGCCCCCAGCG CCGCCGGGAGCTGTGTGTGCAGCTGCGCCAGTGGCAGCTGAAGGTGATTGAGAACGTGAAGCGGGGACAGCACAAGAAGACCCTGGAGCGGCTCTTCCCTGGCTTCCGGCCGGCGGTGGAGGCCTGCTACTTCAACTGGGAAGAGGCCTACCCCCTTCCCGGTGTCACCTACAGTGCCACTGACAGGAAGctggccctgtgctgggcccGAGCCCTGCCCCCTCGACCAGGTGCCTCCCGATCTGGGGGCCTGGAAGAATCCCGGGAGCGGCCCCGCCCTCTTCCTGCCGAGCCAGCTGTGCGGCCCAAGGAGCCTGGGGCCAAGCGCAAGGGATTGGGTGAGGGGGTCCTCTCGTCGCAGCGGGGTCCCCGCCGCCTCTCGGCCGAGGGGGGAGATAAGGCTCTGCATAAGATGGGTCCAGGTGGGGGCAAAGCCAAAGCATTGGGGGGGGCTGGCAGTGGGGGCAAGGGCTCAGCAGGCAGCGGGAGCAAGCGACGGCTGAGCAGTGAAGACAGCTCCCTGGAGCCGGATCTGGCTGAGATGAGCCTGGATGATAGCAGCCTGGCCCTGGGCGCAGAGGCCAGCACCTTTGGTGGATTCCCTGAGAGCCCACCACCCTGCCCTCACCCTGGTGGCTCCCGAGGCCCTTCTACCTTCCTTCCTGAACCTCCAGATACTTATGAAGAAGATGGTGGCGTGTACTTCTCAGAAGGGCCTGAGCCTTCCACAGCCTCTGCTGGCCCCCCTGGCCTACTGCCCAGGGAGCTCTGTACCCGGGACGACCTCGCTTCCACAGATGAGAGTGGCAATGGGCTGCCTAAAACCAAAGAGGCAGCCCCTGTGGTTGGAGAGGAGGAGGATGACTACCAGGCATATTATCTGAACGctcaggatggggctgggggcGAGGAGGAGAAGGCTGAGGGCGGGGCTGGGGAGGAACACGACCTGTTTGCCGGACTGAAGCCACTGGAACAGGAGAGCCGCATGGAG ATATTATTTGCCTGTGCTGAGGCCTTGCATGCGCATGGCTATAGCAGTGAGGCCTCCCGCCTCACCGTGGAGCTTGCCCAGGACCTGCTAGCCAACCCACCTGACCTCAAGGTAGAGCCGCCCCCTGCCAAG GGCAAGAAGAACAAGGTATCTACAAGCCGTCAGACCTGGGTGGCTACCAACACCCTGACCAAGGCGGCCTTCCTGTTAACGGTGCTAAGTGAGCGCCCAGAGCACCACAACCTGGCCTTCCGAGTGGGCATGTTTGCCTTGGAGCTACAGCGGCCCCCAGCTTCCACCAAGGCCTTGGAG GTGAAGCTGGCATATCAGGAGTCTGAGGTGGCCACCCTGCTCAAGAAGATTCCTCTGGGTCCGAGTGAGATGAGTACCGTGCGCTGCCGGGCAGAGGAGCTTCGGGAGGGGACACTCTGTGATTATCGGCCTGTTTTGCCTCTCATGTTGGCCAGTTTCATCTTTGATGTTCTCTGTACTCCAG TGGTTTCTCCCACGGGTTCCCGGCCCCCAAGTCGCAACTGGAACAACGAGATGCCTGGGGAtgaggagctgggatttgaagcagCAGTTGCTGCCTTGG GCATGAAGACAACAGTGAGTGAGGCAGAGCATCCCCTGCTATGTGAAGGCACACGTCGGGAGAAGGGTGACCTGGCCCTAGCACTAATGATCACTTACAAAGACGACCAGGCCAAACTCAAAAAG ATCTTAGACAAACTCTTGGACCGAGAGAGCCAGACGCATAAACCACAGACACTGAGTTCGTTCTACTCATCTAGCCGCCCGGCCACAGCCAGCCAGAGGTCTCCTTCAAAGCATGGGGGCCCATCTGCCCCAGGGGCCCTGCAACCTCTGACCTCAGCCTCTGCAGGGCCTGCTCAGCCAGGGAGTGTGGCAGGGGCTGGGCCAGGCCCCACTGAGGGCTTCACAGAGAAGAATGTGCCTG AGAGTTCCCCACATTCCCCCTGTGAGGGTCTCCCATCTGAGGCAGCTTTGACCCCAAGACCAGAGGGAAAGGTTCCCAGCCGCTTGGCACTTGGCAGCCGTGGAGGCTACAATGGACGGGGCTGGGGCTCACCAGGGCGGCCTAAGAAGAAGCACACAG gCATGGCCAGCATTGACAGCAGTGCCCCTGAAACGACGTCGGATAGCTCCCCAACCTTAAGCCGGAGGCCACTTCGAGGGGGCTGGGCCCCTACCTCCTGGGGTCGAGGACAGGACAGTGACAGCATTAGCAGCTCTTCCTCAGACTCCCTTGGCTCCTCGTCCTCCAGCGGAAGTCGCCGGGCCAGTGCCAGTGGAGGGGCCCGGGCGAAGACAGTTGAAGTTGGCAG GTACAAGGGCCGCCGTCCTGAGAGTCATGCCCCCCATGTACCCAATCAGCCGTCAGAGGCAGCTGCACACTTCTACTTCGAGCTGGCGAAGACGGTGCTGATCAAGGCAGGGGGCAACAGCAGCACTTCCATTTTCACACATCCATCTTCCTCAGGGGGCCACCAGGGTCCTCACCGTAACCTGCACCTTTGCGCCTTCGAGATTGGGCTTTACGCCCTTGGCCTGCACAACTTTGTTTCTCCCAACTGGCTCTCACGTACTTATTCTTCCCACGTTTCCTGGATTACAG GCCAGGCAATGGAGATTGGCAGCGCAGCCCTGACTATACTGGTAGAATGCTGGGATGGGCACCTGACACCCCCTGAGGTTGCATCCCTGGCTGACAGGGCATCACGGGCACGAGACTCCAATATGGTGAGGGCGGCGGCGGAACTAGCCCTAAGCTGCCTGCCTCATGCCCATGCGTTGAACCCCAATGAGATCCAGCGGGCCCTGGTGCAGTGCAAGGAGCAG GATAACCTGATGTTGGAGAAGGCCTGCATGGCAGTGGAAGAGGCGGCTAAGGGTGGGGGCGTATACCCTGAAGTGTTGTTTGAGGTTGCTCACCAGTGGTTCTGGCTATATGAGCAAACAGCAGGTGGCTCATCCACAGCCCGTGAAGGGGCTACAAGCTGTAGTGCCAGTGGGATCAGGGCAGCTGGGGAGGCTGGGCGGGGGCTGCCTGAGGGCAGGGGGGGCCCAGGGACTGAGCCGGTTACagtggcggcggcggcagcagcagtgaCAGCAGCCACAGTGGTGCCAGTCATCTCGGTGGGGTCCAGTTTATATCCGGGTCCAGGACTGGGGCATGGTCATTCCCCTGGCCTGCACCCCTACACTGCTCTACAGCCCCACCTGCCCTGCAGCCCTCAATACCTCACCCACCCAGCTCACCCCGCCCACCCCATGCCTCATATGCCCCGGCCTGCCGTCTTCCCTGTGCCCAGTTCTGCATACCCACAG GGTGTGCATCCTGCATTCCTGGGGGCTCAGTACCCTTACTCGGTGACCCCCCCCTCACTTGCCGCCACTGCTGTGTCTTTCCCCGTCCCTTCCATGGCACCCATCACAGTACATCCCTACCACACAGAGCCAGGGCTCCCACTGCCCACCAGTGTGGCCTGTGAGTTGTGGGGACAGGGAACAG TGAGCAGTGTCCATCCAGCTTCCACGTTTCCGGCCATCCAGGGTGCCTCACTGCCTGCCCTGCCCACACAGCCCAGCCCTCTGGTGAGCGGGGGTTTTCCACCACCCGAGGAGGAGACTCACAGTCAGCCTGTCAACCCGCACAGCCTACACCACCTGCACGCTGCCTACCGTGTCG GGATGCTGGCACTGGAGATGCTGGGTCGCCGGGCACACAATGATCACCCCAACAACTTCTCCCGCTCCCCCCCCTACACTGATGATGTCAAATGGTTGCTGGGGCTGGCAGCAAAGCTGG gagTGAACTACGTGCACCAGTTCTGTGTGGGGGCAGCCAAGGGGGTGCTGAGCCCGTTTGTGCTGCAGGAGATCGTCATGGAGACGCTGCAGCGGCTGAGCCCCGCTCATGCCCACAACCACCTGCGTGCCCCGGCCTTCCACCAGCTGGTGCAGCGCTGCCAGCAGGCATACATGCAG TACATCCACCACCGCTTGATTCACCTGACCCCTGCCGACTACGACGACTTTGTGAACGCGATCCGCAGTGCTCGCAGCGCCTTCTGCCTGACACCCATGGGCATGATGCAGTTCAACGACATCCTGCAGAATCTCAAGCGCAGCAAACAGACCAAGGAGCTGTGGCAGCGGGTCTCACTCGAGATGACCACCTTCTCCCCCTGA
- the ZSWIM8 gene encoding zinc finger SWIM domain-containing protein 8 isoform X2, with the protein MELMFAEWEDGERFSFEDSDRFEEDSLCSFISEAESLCQNWRGWRKQSAGPNSPTGGGGGGGSGGTRMRDGLVIPLVELSAKQVAFHIPFEVVEKVYPPVPEQLQLRIAFWSFPENEEDIRLYSCLANGSADEFQRGDQLFRMRAVKDPLQIGFHLSATVVPPQMVPPKGAYNVAVMFDRCRVTSCSCTCGAGAKWCTHVVALCLFRIHNASAVCLRAPVSESLSRLQRDQLQKFAQYLISELPQQILPTAQRLLDELLSSQSTAINTVCGAPDPTAGPSASDQSTWYLDESTLTDNIKKTLHKFCGPSPVVFSDVNSMYLSSTEPPAAAEWACLLRPLRGREPEGVWNLLSIVREMFKRRDSNAAPLLEILTDQCLTYEQITGWWYSVRTSASHSSASGHTGRSNGQSEVAAHACASMCDEMVTLWRLAVLDPALSPQRRRELCVQLRQWQLKVIENVKRGQHKKTLERLFPGFRPAVEACYFNWEEAYPLPGVTYSATDRKLALCWARALPPRPGASRSGGLEESRERPRPLPAEPAVRPKEPGAKRKGLGEGVLSSQRGPRRLSAEGGDKALHKMGPGGGKAKALGGAGSGGKGSAGSGSKRRLSSEDSSLEPDLAEMSLDDSSLALGAEASTFGGFPESPPPCPHPGGSRGPSTFLPEPPDTYEEDGGVYFSEGPEPSTASAGPPGLLPRELCTRDDLASTDESGNGLPKTKEAAPVVGEEEDDYQAYYLNAQDGAGGEEEKAEGGAGEEHDLFAGLKPLEQESRMEILFACAEALHAHGYSSEASRLTVELAQDLLANPPDLKVEPPPAKGKKNKVSTSRQTWVATNTLTKAAFLLTVLSERPEHHNLAFRVGMFALELQRPPASTKALEVKLAYQESEVATLLKKIPLGPSEMSTVRCRAEELREGTLCDYRPVLPLMLASFIFDVLCTPVVSPTGSRPPSRNWNNEMPGDEELGFEAAVAALGMKTTVSEAEHPLLCEGTRREKGDLALALMITYKDDQAKLKKILDKLLDRESQTHKPQTLSSFYSSSRPATASQRSPSKHGGPSAPGALQPLTSASAGPAQPGSVAGAGPGPTEGFTEKNVPESSPHSPCEGLPSEAALTPRPEGKVPSRLALGSRGGYNGRGWGSPGRPKKKHTGMASIDSSAPETTSDSSPTLSRRPLRGGWAPTSWGRGQDSDSISSSSSDSLGSSSSSGSRRASASGGARAKTVEVGRYKGRRPESHAPHVPNQPSEAAAHFYFELAKTVLIKAGGNSSTSIFTHPSSSGGHQGPHRNLHLCAFEIGLYALGLHNFVSPNWLSRTYSSHVSWITGQAMEIGSAALTILVECWDGHLTPPEVASLADRASRARDSNMDNLMLEKACMAVEEAAKGGGVYPEVLFEVAHQWFWLYEQTAGGSSTAREGATSCSASGIRAAGEAGRGLPEGRGGPGTEPVTVAAAAAAVTAATVVPVISVGSSLYPGPGLGHGHSPGLHPYTALQPHLPCSPQYLTHPAHPAHPMPHMPRPAVFPVPSSAYPQGVHPAFLGAQYPYSVTPPSLAATAVSFPVPSMAPITVHPYHTEPGLPLPTSVACELWGQGTVSSVHPASTFPAIQGASLPALPTQPSPLVSGGFPPPEEETHSQPVNPHSLHHLHAAYRVGMLALEMLGRRAHNDHPNNFSRSPPYTDDVKWLLGLAAKLGDRHGDAAAAEPRSCPQPPACPGLPPAGAALPAGIHAVHPPPLDSPDPCRLRRLCERDPQCSQRLLPDTHGHDAVQRHPAESQAQQTDQGAVAAGLTRDDHLLPLSLAPLGPYTGTQACGYGGPSQRGNESWLDRSSPLSSLVAQAGSCSWAVAWGQDVSDPRSLGLGETALSGRGRWVASGIYLAFINI; encoded by the exons ATGGAGCTGATGTTCGCGGAGTGGGAGGACGGAGAGCGCTTCTCTTTCGAGGATTCGGACCGCTTTGAGGAGGATTCGCTCTGTTCTTTCATCTCCGAGGCCGAGAGCCTCTGCCAGAACTGGCGGGGATGGCGCAAACAGTCAGCGGGGCCCAATTCCCCCACTGGCGGCGGTGGCGGAGGTGGCAGTGGCGGTACCAGAATGCGAG ATGGACTGGTGATCCCACTGGTGGAGCTGTCAGCAAAACAGGTGGCATTTCATATCCCATTTGAAGTGGTGGAGAAAGTTTACCCCCCGGTGCCTGAGCAGCTCCAACTCCGAATTGCTTTTTGGAGCTTCCCTGAGAATGAAGAGGATATTCG ACTGTATTCCTGCCTGGCCAACGGCAGTGCAGATGAGTTCCAGCGAGGGGATCAGCTATTCCGCATGAGGGCTGTGAAGGACCCCCTGCAGATTG GGTTCCACCTGAGTGCTACAGTGGTGCCACCTCAGATGGTCCCCCCCAAAGGGGCCTACAACGTGGCTGTGATGTTTGACCGCTGCCGGGTCACTTCCTGCAGCTGCACCTGTGGGGCTGGGGCCAAATGGTGCACCCACGTCGTGGCACTCTGTCTCTTCCGCATCCACAAC GCTTCTGCAGTCTGCCTGCGGGCCCCAGTGTCAGAGTCCCTGTCTCGGCTGCAGAGGGACCAGCTGCAGAAGTTTGCTCAGTACCTCATCAGTGAGCTCCCTCAGCAG ATCCTGCCCACAGCCCAGCGTCTCCTGGATGAACTCCTTTCCTCCCAGTCAACAGCCATTAATACAGTATGTGGAGCCCCAG ACCCCACAGCAGGGCCCTCTGCCTCCGATCAGAGTACTTGGTATTTGGATGAATCGACACTCACTGACAACATCAAGAAGACACTGCACAAGTTCTGTGGCCCCTCCCCTGTGGTGTTCAG TGATGTGAACTCCATGTATCTGTCTTCCACGGAGCCTCCGGCCGCTGCTGAATGGGCGTGTCTGCTGCGCCCACTGAGGGGCCGCGAGCCAGAGGGAGTCTGGAACTTGCTTAGCATCGTGCGGGAGATGTTCAAGCGGAGAGACAGCAATGCTGCCCCCTTGTTGGAAATCCTCACCGACCAGTGCCTCACCTACGAACAG ATAACAGGCTGGTGGTACAGCGTGCGCACCTCAGCCTCACACAGCAGCGCCAGTGGGCACACAGGCCGCAGCAACGGGCAGTCAGAGGTGGCGGCCCACGCGTGCGCCAGCATGTGTGACGAGATGGTCACACTGTGGAGGCTGGCTGTGCTGGACCCTGCGCTCAGCCCCCAGCG CCGCCGGGAGCTGTGTGTGCAGCTGCGCCAGTGGCAGCTGAAGGTGATTGAGAACGTGAAGCGGGGACAGCACAAGAAGACCCTGGAGCGGCTCTTCCCTGGCTTCCGGCCGGCGGTGGAGGCCTGCTACTTCAACTGGGAAGAGGCCTACCCCCTTCCCGGTGTCACCTACAGTGCCACTGACAGGAAGctggccctgtgctgggcccGAGCCCTGCCCCCTCGACCAGGTGCCTCCCGATCTGGGGGCCTGGAAGAATCCCGGGAGCGGCCCCGCCCTCTTCCTGCCGAGCCAGCTGTGCGGCCCAAGGAGCCTGGGGCCAAGCGCAAGGGATTGGGTGAGGGGGTCCTCTCGTCGCAGCGGGGTCCCCGCCGCCTCTCGGCCGAGGGGGGAGATAAGGCTCTGCATAAGATGGGTCCAGGTGGGGGCAAAGCCAAAGCATTGGGGGGGGCTGGCAGTGGGGGCAAGGGCTCAGCAGGCAGCGGGAGCAAGCGACGGCTGAGCAGTGAAGACAGCTCCCTGGAGCCGGATCTGGCTGAGATGAGCCTGGATGATAGCAGCCTGGCCCTGGGCGCAGAGGCCAGCACCTTTGGTGGATTCCCTGAGAGCCCACCACCCTGCCCTCACCCTGGTGGCTCCCGAGGCCCTTCTACCTTCCTTCCTGAACCTCCAGATACTTATGAAGAAGATGGTGGCGTGTACTTCTCAGAAGGGCCTGAGCCTTCCACAGCCTCTGCTGGCCCCCCTGGCCTACTGCCCAGGGAGCTCTGTACCCGGGACGACCTCGCTTCCACAGATGAGAGTGGCAATGGGCTGCCTAAAACCAAAGAGGCAGCCCCTGTGGTTGGAGAGGAGGAGGATGACTACCAGGCATATTATCTGAACGctcaggatggggctgggggcGAGGAGGAGAAGGCTGAGGGCGGGGCTGGGGAGGAACACGACCTGTTTGCCGGACTGAAGCCACTGGAACAGGAGAGCCGCATGGAG ATATTATTTGCCTGTGCTGAGGCCTTGCATGCGCATGGCTATAGCAGTGAGGCCTCCCGCCTCACCGTGGAGCTTGCCCAGGACCTGCTAGCCAACCCACCTGACCTCAAGGTAGAGCCGCCCCCTGCCAAG GGCAAGAAGAACAAGGTATCTACAAGCCGTCAGACCTGGGTGGCTACCAACACCCTGACCAAGGCGGCCTTCCTGTTAACGGTGCTAAGTGAGCGCCCAGAGCACCACAACCTGGCCTTCCGAGTGGGCATGTTTGCCTTGGAGCTACAGCGGCCCCCAGCTTCCACCAAGGCCTTGGAG GTGAAGCTGGCATATCAGGAGTCTGAGGTGGCCACCCTGCTCAAGAAGATTCCTCTGGGTCCGAGTGAGATGAGTACCGTGCGCTGCCGGGCAGAGGAGCTTCGGGAGGGGACACTCTGTGATTATCGGCCTGTTTTGCCTCTCATGTTGGCCAGTTTCATCTTTGATGTTCTCTGTACTCCAG TGGTTTCTCCCACGGGTTCCCGGCCCCCAAGTCGCAACTGGAACAACGAGATGCCTGGGGAtgaggagctgggatttgaagcagCAGTTGCTGCCTTGG GCATGAAGACAACAGTGAGTGAGGCAGAGCATCCCCTGCTATGTGAAGGCACACGTCGGGAGAAGGGTGACCTGGCCCTAGCACTAATGATCACTTACAAAGACGACCAGGCCAAACTCAAAAAG ATCTTAGACAAACTCTTGGACCGAGAGAGCCAGACGCATAAACCACAGACACTGAGTTCGTTCTACTCATCTAGCCGCCCGGCCACAGCCAGCCAGAGGTCTCCTTCAAAGCATGGGGGCCCATCTGCCCCAGGGGCCCTGCAACCTCTGACCTCAGCCTCTGCAGGGCCTGCTCAGCCAGGGAGTGTGGCAGGGGCTGGGCCAGGCCCCACTGAGGGCTTCACAGAGAAGAATGTGCCTG AGAGTTCCCCACATTCCCCCTGTGAGGGTCTCCCATCTGAGGCAGCTTTGACCCCAAGACCAGAGGGAAAGGTTCCCAGCCGCTTGGCACTTGGCAGCCGTGGAGGCTACAATGGACGGGGCTGGGGCTCACCAGGGCGGCCTAAGAAGAAGCACACAG gCATGGCCAGCATTGACAGCAGTGCCCCTGAAACGACGTCGGATAGCTCCCCAACCTTAAGCCGGAGGCCACTTCGAGGGGGCTGGGCCCCTACCTCCTGGGGTCGAGGACAGGACAGTGACAGCATTAGCAGCTCTTCCTCAGACTCCCTTGGCTCCTCGTCCTCCAGCGGAAGTCGCCGGGCCAGTGCCAGTGGAGGGGCCCGGGCGAAGACAGTTGAAGTTGGCAG GTACAAGGGCCGCCGTCCTGAGAGTCATGCCCCCCATGTACCCAATCAGCCGTCAGAGGCAGCTGCACACTTCTACTTCGAGCTGGCGAAGACGGTGCTGATCAAGGCAGGGGGCAACAGCAGCACTTCCATTTTCACACATCCATCTTCCTCAGGGGGCCACCAGGGTCCTCACCGTAACCTGCACCTTTGCGCCTTCGAGATTGGGCTTTACGCCCTTGGCCTGCACAACTTTGTTTCTCCCAACTGGCTCTCACGTACTTATTCTTCCCACGTTTCCTGGATTACAG GCCAGGCAATGGAGATTGGCAGCGCAGCCCTGACTATACTGGTAGAATGCTGGGATGGGCACCTGACACCCCCTGAGGTTGCATCCCTGGCTGACAGGGCATCACGGGCACGAGACTCCAATATG GATAACCTGATGTTGGAGAAGGCCTGCATGGCAGTGGAAGAGGCGGCTAAGGGTGGGGGCGTATACCCTGAAGTGTTGTTTGAGGTTGCTCACCAGTGGTTCTGGCTATATGAGCAAACAGCAGGTGGCTCATCCACAGCCCGTGAAGGGGCTACAAGCTGTAGTGCCAGTGGGATCAGGGCAGCTGGGGAGGCTGGGCGGGGGCTGCCTGAGGGCAGGGGGGGCCCAGGGACTGAGCCGGTTACagtggcggcggcggcagcagcagtgaCAGCAGCCACAGTGGTGCCAGTCATCTCGGTGGGGTCCAGTTTATATCCGGGTCCAGGACTGGGGCATGGTCATTCCCCTGGCCTGCACCCCTACACTGCTCTACAGCCCCACCTGCCCTGCAGCCCTCAATACCTCACCCACCCAGCTCACCCCGCCCACCCCATGCCTCATATGCCCCGGCCTGCCGTCTTCCCTGTGCCCAGTTCTGCATACCCACAG GGTGTGCATCCTGCATTCCTGGGGGCTCAGTACCCTTACTCGGTGACCCCCCCCTCACTTGCCGCCACTGCTGTGTCTTTCCCCGTCCCTTCCATGGCACCCATCACAGTACATCCCTACCACACAGAGCCAGGGCTCCCACTGCCCACCAGTGTGGCCTGTGAGTTGTGGGGACAGGGAACAG TGAGCAGTGTCCATCCAGCTTCCACGTTTCCGGCCATCCAGGGTGCCTCACTGCCTGCCCTGCCCACACAGCCCAGCCCTCTGGTGAGCGGGGGTTTTCCACCACCCGAGGAGGAGACTCACAGTCAGCCTGTCAACCCGCACAGCCTACACCACCTGCACGCTGCCTACCGTGTCG GGATGCTGGCACTGGAGATGCTGGGTCGCCGGGCACACAATGATCACCCCAACAACTTCTCCCGCTCCCCCCCCTACACTGATGATGTCAAATGGTTGCTGGGGCTGGCAGCAAAGCTGG GAGATCGTCATGGAGACGCTGCAGCGGCTGAGCCCCGCTCATGCCCACAACCACCTGCGTGCCCCGGCCTTCCACCAGCTGGTGCAGCGCTGCCAGCAGGCATACATGCAG TACATCCACCACCGCTTGATTCACCTGACCCCTGCCGACTACGACGACTTTGTGAACGCGATCCGCAGTGCTCGCAGCGCCTTCTGCCTGACACCCATGGGCATGATGCAGTTCAACGACATCCTGCAGAATCTCAAGCGCAGCAAACAGACCAAGGAGCTGTGGCAGCGGGTCTCACTCGAGATGACCACCTTCTCCCCCTGAGTCTGGCCCCCCTAGGGCCCTATACAGGGACACAGGCCTGTGGCTATGGGGGCCCCTCACAAAGGGGGAATGAATCTTGGCTGGACAGATCATCCCCACTCAGTTCCCTGGTAGCCCAGGCTGGCAGCTGTTCTTGGGCTGTAGCTTGGGGCCAAGATGTCTCAGACCCTAGAAGCCTAGGGTTGGGGGAGACAGCCCTGTCTGGGAGGGGGCGTTGGGTGGCCTCTGGTATTTATTtggcatttataaatatataa